Proteins encoded together in one Bacteroides zoogleoformans window:
- a CDS encoding sulfatase family protein, producing the protein MKNYTSPLIYSLAGTAALSSLAACGTPKKTAEVKKPMNIVYIMCDDHSFQTISAYDRRYIETPNIDRIAHDGVRFTNSFVANSLSGPSRACMLTGKHSHANGFTDNTTTFDGSQQTFPKLLREHGYQTAMIGKWHLVSEPTGFDHWDILIGQGDYYNPTFISNGKKLRREGYATNIVTDLALNWMDSIRNPEKPFCLFIHHKAPHRTWMPDTCDLDLYNDVVYPVPDNFYDKYEGRIPASKQEMSIIEDMDLVYDLKMADKENEIHTNTGLEQAGRRMYNAMNPAQKAAWDKHYDPIIRRFKEAKLTGKALAEWKYQQYMHDYLRVIHSVDRNVGRVLDYLKEHNLLDNTMIVYTSDQGFYMGEHGWFDKRFMYEESFRTPLLVRLPGGKQGDVEQMVQNIDYGPTILDLAGVPVPKDMHGVSFLPLLRGEQPADWRKALYYHYYEYPAEHAVRRHYGVRTDRYKLIHFYNDIDCWELYDLREDPSEMHNIYGRPGTEAITANLKEELRRLQAQYDDPIREVYKE; encoded by the coding sequence ATGAAGAACTACACATCCCCCCTCATCTACTCCCTGGCAGGGACGGCGGCATTGTCGTCCCTCGCCGCATGCGGCACGCCCAAGAAGACGGCCGAGGTGAAGAAACCGATGAACATCGTCTATATCATGTGCGATGACCATTCGTTTCAAACCATCAGCGCATACGACCGCCGCTACATCGAGACCCCTAACATCGACCGCATCGCACACGACGGCGTACGCTTCACCAACAGCTTCGTGGCCAATTCGCTCAGCGGGCCGAGCCGCGCCTGCATGCTGACAGGCAAGCACAGCCACGCCAACGGGTTCACCGACAATACGACTACCTTCGACGGCAGTCAGCAGACGTTCCCCAAGCTGCTGCGCGAGCACGGCTACCAAACGGCCATGATAGGCAAGTGGCACCTCGTGTCCGAACCTACGGGCTTCGACCATTGGGACATACTGATCGGACAAGGCGATTATTACAATCCCACATTCATCAGCAACGGAAAGAAGTTGCGGCGCGAAGGCTATGCCACCAACATCGTGACCGACCTCGCCCTGAACTGGATGGACAGCATCCGAAACCCGGAGAAGCCTTTCTGCCTCTTCATCCACCACAAGGCACCCCACCGCACATGGATGCCCGACACTTGCGACCTTGACCTCTACAACGATGTGGTCTATCCCGTGCCCGACAACTTCTACGACAAGTACGAAGGGCGCATCCCCGCATCGAAGCAGGAGATGAGCATCATCGAAGACATGGACTTGGTGTACGACCTGAAGATGGCCGACAAGGAGAACGAAATCCATACCAACACGGGGTTGGAACAAGCCGGACGCCGGATGTACAACGCCATGAACCCCGCCCAGAAGGCAGCGTGGGACAAGCACTACGACCCTATCATCCGCCGGTTCAAGGAAGCCAAACTGACGGGTAAAGCATTGGCGGAGTGGAAATACCAGCAATACATGCACGACTACCTGCGCGTCATCCATTCGGTGGACCGCAACGTGGGCCGCGTGCTCGACTATCTGAAAGAGCACAACCTGCTGGATAACACCATGATAGTCTACACCTCCGACCAAGGCTTCTACATGGGTGAGCATGGTTGGTTCGACAAGCGGTTCATGTACGAGGAGTCCTTCCGCACGCCGCTGCTCGTCCGCTTGCCGGGCGGGAAGCAGGGCGACGTGGAGCAGATGGTGCAGAACATCGACTACGGCCCCACCATCCTGGACTTGGCGGGCGTGCCCGTCCCCAAAGACATGCACGGCGTGTCGTTCCTGCCCTTGCTACGCGGCGAGCAGCCGGCAGACTGGCGCAAGGCACTCTACTACCACTACTACGAGTACCCGGCCGAACATGCCGTGCGCCGTCATTACGGTGTGCGTACCGACCGCTACAAGCTGATACACTTCTACAACGACATCGATTGCTGGGAGCTGTACGACCTGCGCGAAGACCCCTCGGAGATGCACAACATCTACGGCCGGCCGGGCACGGAAGCCATCACCGCCAATCTGAAGGAGGAGTTGCGGCGTCTGCAAGCGCAGTACGACGACCCCATACGCGAGGTATATAAAGAATAG
- a CDS encoding RagB/SusD family nutrient uptake outer membrane protein: MKKKNILPGLALIIGLSGCYDLNKMPEGVLSTATPFSSTGEIRNYLDQFYESGLRAQGFSAGGGGGIAGDDTHSDNMASSAVNSRLAGELSLNNASKLGAYTQIRNLNFLLNNLDNTSEKGTATYNQCVGEAYYFRAWYYYRLFVNYGQLTWLGKPLDPNREEMLLPRDNRTVIADHILEDLDKAVSLLNERNNSASMRVHKDVARALKSEVALFEGTWEKYHKAKNDKFYDPTVTDEKIRNYFTQAAAAAKEVMSRNVWRIYTTGNPLDDYRRMFQTTDLSSNSEVLWFKMYDGDKIGNNVNRYLNQGGGGMGVTASLVDDYLTRDGKPFIGSARIEAKRVFGNELQPTLRDPRLIQTVCAPGQQLRPDDKAPYYVVPPLIGSSSYNQNMTGYSLLKHVQIDYTGSLDAEFKGATPGIQFRYADILLNYAEALAELDGAGNAQQIVDALQPLRNRVGMPAVDFDREYNQEADYPFRKLDKYVQAVRRERRIEKACEGSRLEDILRWAAADELIVGKWPKGALYTGSNLENHPQYKGKLVHDQPSKNNLFLTGKPGDALRYIIPTNPAGYAGGWKFNTGRDYLLPIHKDMFEMTGNQWKQNPGW, from the coding sequence ATGAAGAAAAAAAATATATTGCCGGGCTTGGCACTGATCATCGGCCTGTCCGGCTGCTACGACCTGAACAAGATGCCTGAAGGCGTACTCTCTACAGCCACTCCTTTCTCGAGTACGGGCGAGATAAGAAATTACTTGGATCAATTCTACGAAAGCGGCCTGCGCGCACAGGGCTTCTCGGCCGGAGGCGGAGGCGGCATTGCCGGTGACGACACGCACAGCGACAACATGGCTTCCAGCGCCGTCAACTCACGCCTCGCCGGAGAGCTCTCTTTGAACAACGCCTCGAAGTTGGGGGCATATACCCAAATCCGCAACCTGAACTTCCTGCTCAATAACTTGGACAACACTTCCGAGAAGGGAACGGCAACCTACAACCAATGTGTGGGCGAAGCTTACTACTTCCGCGCATGGTACTACTACCGTCTGTTTGTCAACTACGGGCAGTTGACTTGGCTCGGCAAACCGCTCGACCCCAACCGTGAGGAGATGTTGCTGCCCCGCGACAACCGCACCGTGATAGCCGACCACATACTGGAAGACTTGGACAAAGCCGTCTCGCTGCTGAACGAGCGAAACAACAGCGCCTCCATGCGTGTACATAAGGATGTGGCACGTGCCCTGAAGAGCGAAGTGGCACTGTTCGAAGGCACGTGGGAGAAATACCACAAAGCAAAGAACGACAAGTTCTACGACCCCACCGTGACCGACGAGAAGATACGCAACTACTTCACGCAGGCCGCTGCCGCCGCCAAGGAAGTGATGAGTCGCAACGTATGGCGCATATACACCACCGGCAATCCGCTGGATGACTACCGCCGGATGTTCCAGACCACAGACCTTTCTTCCAACTCCGAAGTGCTTTGGTTCAAGATGTATGACGGTGACAAGATAGGCAACAACGTGAACCGCTATCTGAACCAAGGCGGAGGCGGAATGGGCGTCACCGCATCCTTGGTGGACGATTACCTGACGCGCGACGGGAAGCCTTTCATCGGCAGTGCGCGCATCGAGGCCAAGAGAGTGTTCGGCAACGAGCTGCAACCCACCCTGCGCGACCCGCGTCTGATACAGACTGTATGCGCCCCGGGGCAGCAGTTGCGCCCGGACGACAAAGCTCCTTACTACGTGGTTCCGCCACTCATCGGTTCTTCGTCCTACAACCAGAACATGACGGGCTACTCTTTGTTGAAGCACGTGCAGATAGACTATACCGGCAGCCTCGACGCTGAATTCAAGGGTGCCACCCCCGGCATTCAGTTCCGCTATGCCGACATTCTGCTGAACTACGCCGAAGCCCTTGCCGAACTGGACGGGGCAGGCAATGCACAGCAAATCGTCGACGCGCTGCAACCGCTGCGCAACCGTGTGGGCATGCCTGCCGTCGACTTCGACCGCGAATACAACCAAGAGGCGGACTATCCTTTCCGCAAGCTCGACAAATACGTCCAAGCCGTACGCCGCGAGCGCCGCATCGAGAAAGCCTGCGAAGGCTCTCGGCTGGAAGACATTCTGCGTTGGGCAGCCGCCGACGAGTTGATTGTGGGTAAGTGGCCCAAAGGCGCCCTCTACACGGGCAGCAATTTGGAGAACCATCCGCAATACAAGGGCAAGTTGGTGCACGACCAACCCTCGAAGAACAACCTTTTCCTGACAGGAAAGCCCGGCGACGCCCTGCGCTACATCATCCCTACCAATCCGGCCGGATATGCAGGCGGATGGAAATTCAATACCGGCCGCGACTATCTGCTGCCCATTCATAAGGATATGTTCGAGATGACGGGCAACCAATGGAAACAGAATCCGGGATGGTAA